AGCTTATCCAGCTCAGGATTTTGCCCTAGATATTGTAAAATTAAATGCATTTGGGAATCGTGCCCTTGGCATCTGGCCCCAAGATCTATCCCAATATGAGATTTATTCTGACTCCGTGTTTAGTCCCTGCAAGGGGAAGGTCAGCAAAACAGAGGATGGTCATGATGACCAAATTCCACCCAATCGGGACACTAAACACTTAGCCGGCAACCATTTAGTTATTACCTGTCAAGGAGTTGATATCCTGATGGCACATCTCAAGAAATTTAGCATCAATGTTTCCCCAGGTGATAGTGTAATATCGGGGCAATTTGTAGGTAAGGTTGGAAATTCAGGCAATACAACGCAGCCACATTTACATATTCATGCAGAAGTGGGAGGAAATGCCGTTGAGATACTCGATGGCAAAGGATACCCAATTACTTTTAGTGGACGGTTTTTGGTACGTAATAATCTAGTATGGTAAGGGCATTGGCAACCTAACCAGCGTATCAACTCGTTTATGCATTAGAAA
The window above is part of the Fodinibius salicampi genome. Proteins encoded here:
- a CDS encoding M23 family metallopeptidase, with amino-acid sequence MIYQISLQYFIQLILPSIFLWELFRKSYPSKLVWIVKVLFSCLVLLFIFKMARWDLTSNYLRWLLVILFIPAVWVSYKNISDASDEDSSITFFISHGILIIGLVGLNFSVFKGYNYPNPAINLSFPLAGGSYYIGGGGTSRWLNNHTAYPAQDFALDIVKLNAFGNRALGIWPQDLSQYEIYSDSVFSPCKGKVSKTEDGHDDQIPPNRDTKHLAGNHLVITCQGVDILMAHLKKFSINVSPGDSVISGQFVGKVGNSGNTTQPHLHIHAEVGGNAVEILDGKGYPITFSGRFLVRNNLVW